In the genome of Paenibacillus pabuli, the window TGGCTGGAGAGCCGCTACACTAAACTGGTCGGATCGACGGTATATGAGCTGCTTGGCAAACAGGTCGATGTGAAATTTGTCATCGAGGAGAACAAGCCTGTTGAACCGGACCCTCAACTGCCAGCGCCAACGCCTACAGTTGTTCAGGAAGAAGCGGTACTCAGCATGCTGAATCCAAAATATACATTCGATACATTTGTCATTGGGCCAGGCAACCGTTTTGCCCACGCCGCATCGCTGGCGGTCGCTGAAGCGCCCGCCAAAGCATACAATCCTCTATTTCTCTATGGAGGAGTAGGTCTCGGCAAAACCCACTTGATGCATGCAATCGGACATTACGTCCTGGAGCATGATCCGGGCAGCAAGGTTGTTTATTTGTCATCCGAGAAATTCACGAACGAATTCATTAACTCCATCCGTGACAACCGCGGGGAGAGTTTCCGCAACAAATACCGTAGTGTCGATATTCTGCTCATTGATGATATTCAGTTCTTAGCTGGAAAAGAATCAACGCAGGAGGAATTTTTCCATACGTTTAATGCGCTGCATGAGGAGCGGAAACAGATCATCATCTCCAGCGATAGACCGCCGAAGGAAATTCCGACCCTGGAAGAACGGCTTCGTTCCCGCTTTGAATGGGGATTAATTACGGATATCCAGCCTCCGGATCTGGAGACACGGATTGCGATTTTGCGTAAAAAAGCTCGTGCGGAAAATCTGGATATTCCCAATGAGGCGATGATGTATATCGCCAACCAGATTGATACCAACATCCGTGAACTGGAAGGTGCCCTTATTCGGGTTGTTGCCTACTCTTCTCTGACTAACCAAGATGTAACCACTCATCTGGCAGCTGAAGCATTGAAGGATATTATTCCTTCCAGTCGCCCGAAAATGATCACGATTCACGACATCCAACAAAAGGTCGGCGAGTATTACAGCCTCAAGCTTGAAGATTTTAAAGCACGGAAACGGACCAAAGCCGTTGCATTCCCAAGACAGATTGCCATGTATCTTTCTCGTGAACTTACAGATTTTTCTCTGCCCAAAATCGGGGAAGCATTCGGAGGGCGAGATCATACCACCGTCATACATGCGCACGAAAAGATCACCCAAGCGATTAAAAGCGATCAAGATCTCTATAAAGTTATCAACAACTTAACCGAAAAAATTAAGAATCCAACCTGAACAAGTCCCAAGCCTATGCACAACGTGTACACATGTGGATAGGCTTGATTTTATGGGTTTATACCCACTTATCCACATATTCAGTGCCCCTATTACTATTATTACTATAAAGATCTAAAAGATATCATCTCCAAATAAGCGAATTCGAAGCTCGGCCTCCGGCCTTTTGAAAAACACATTTCAACACCTCAACACCCAAAAAAACCGCTAGGAGTGAAACCATGAAAATCAGCATAATGAAAAGCTACTTGAACGAATCCATCCAGCACGTATCCAAAGCCATCTCTAGCCGTACAACGATCCCCATTCTGAGCGGTATCAAATTCGACGTTAATCATCAAGGTGTGACGTTGACAGCAAGTGACACTGATATTTCAATTCAATCCTTCATCCCGCTTGAAGATGGAGATAAAAGTGTTGTTCAGGTGGAACAGCCAGGTAGTGTTGTACTGCCAGCCAAATTTTTTGTAGAGATCATCAAAAAGCTGCCTTCCCAAGAAGTTCAGATGGAGGTCAAAGAAAACTTCAACACCTTTATCTCCGCAGGAGCTACCGAAATTCAACTGGTTGGCCTTGATCCGGAAGAATTCCCGGTATTGCCAAGCATCGAAGAGAACCAAACCGTCTCCATTCCAGGAGATTTGCTCAAAAATATGATTAAACAAACCGTATTCTCCATTTCCACACATGAAACCACGCCAATTCTGACAGGCGTACTTTGGAGTTTGGGTGACAATGAATTGAAATTTGTGGCAACGGACCGTCATCGTCTTGCTACTCGTTCGGCAATGCTGGATAATGCAGAAGGTGTGCGATTCAACAATGTGGTAATCTCGGGTAAAACGCTGAACGAACTTAGCAAAATTGTGCCTGATCAAAATACACTTGTGGATATCGTTGTTGCTGACAACCAGGTCCTGTTCAAAATCGACCGTGTTCTGTTCTATTCGCGTATTTTGGACGGAACTTATCCGGATACTTCTAGAATTATTCCGACTTCGTACAAAACAGAACTCGTTTTGGATACAAAAAAATTAAGTGAATCGATCGACCGGGCTTATTTGCTGTCGCGTGAAGAAAAAACAAACATTGTGCGTATGCAAACGATGGATTCCGGATCAATCGAAATTTCATCAAGCTCTTCCGAACTGGGGAAAGTAAGAGAAGAGATCGAACCTGCCGACTTTAACGGTGAACCGCTGAAAATCTCGTTCAACTCCAAATATATGCTGGATGTACTGAAAGTGGTGGAGAGTGAGCAGCTGATGATTGCTTTCACTGGCGTTATGAGCCCGATCATCCTGAAACCTCTGGACGACAGTCACAGCTTGTACGTCATATTGCCTTACCGGACGACCAACTAACGAGAGGAAGATCATAGTGAACCAAGTAGCGATTCGTACGGAATATATTAAGCTTGACCAATTTTTGAAACTGGCCGATTGCATCCCAACCGGAGGTATGGCCAAAGCACTGCTTCAGGACGGACTTGTACGTGTGAATAAAGAGCCTGAGGAACGCCGGGGACGCAAGTTATACCCTGGGGATATCGTTGAGGTGGACGGAGAAGGTTCGTTCGAGGTTGTTGCACAATAAGAAAATCAGTTAGATCCTGCTGCCTCCTGACGGACGGGATAAAAGGGAGGTTACCGCGTGTTTGTAAACAGCATAGATCTGCAGCAATTCCGCAATTATGAACATCTGAGACTGGATTCTTTTGGTCCTGTAAATCTTTTGATCGGACAAAATGCTCAGGGCAAGACCAATCTTGCAGAAGCCATTTTTGTGCTTGCACTCACCAAGAGCCACCGCACATCCCGCGACAAGGAACTGATTCGTTTCGGTGAAGAGCGTGCCAGGCTTGCAGCAGAGGTTGACAAAAAGTACGGATCGGTCAAGCTCGAACTATCTTTGTCGCAACAAGGCAAAAAAGCAAAAATCAACGGACTGGAACAGCGCAAGCTGAGTGATTTTGTCGGAGCGCTAAATGTGGTGATGTTTGCACCGGAAGATCTCGAGATTGTCAAAGGCACGCCGGGGGTCCGCCGCCGGTTTCTTGACATGGAGATTGGACAGGTGGCTCCAGGCTATCTATTTCATCTGCAGCAGTATCAGAAAGTGCTTGTCCAGCGTAACAATCTGCTTAAGCAATTATGGGGACAGAACGCTTCAGCCCAGACCATGCTTGAGGTCTGGAATGAGCAACTGGTGGAGCATGGTGTTAAAATCGTCAAAAAAAGGAAACAATTCATAAAGAAACTGCAAAAGTGGGCAGAAACGATTCATCAGGGCATCACCGGAGGCGGAGAAGTCCTGCGCCTGGCCTACCTTCCTTCCTTCAGCGAAGCCGCTGAGGAAGATGAAGCTGTCTTAATGGACCAATTTATGATAAAATTATCACAAATGAAAGAGCAGGAGATTCGCCGAGGCACAACGCTTAGTGGGCCGCATCGGGATGACCTGTCCTTTTTCATTAACGATCGGGAAGTACAAACGTATGGCTCGCAGGGGCAGCAGCGCACAACGGCGTTGTCCCTTAAACTTGCGGAAATTGAACTGATTCATGAAGAAATCGGAGAATATCCGGTCCTGCTGCTGGACGATGTACTGTCTGAACTGGATCCTTTTCGTCAGACTCAGCTGATCGAAACGTTCCAGAGCAAGGTGCAAACCTTTATTACGGCTACCGGCATTGAGAGTCTGAACGTTGACAAACTCAAAGATGCCAGTATTTATCACGTTCATGCCGGACAGGTTGAACGCTAAGGAGTGAGGGCTTATGTACATTCATCTGGGCGGTGAGAAGATTATCCGTTCTTCCGAATTGGTAGCTATTTTTGATATATCGATTGAAAAATCCTCAAAAATCTCCAAGCAGTACGTCACGCATGCCGAGCAGGAAAAAACAGTGGAACATATCGGTGAAGAGGAAGCCAAGTCCATTGTTGTGACCAAAAATATTGTGTATTACTCGCCTATTTCCTCAGCAACGCTCAAAAAGCGGGCTCACATTTTTCCTGATCTCTAGCATTTACGATACGATTTATTGTGCCTTCTGCTGCTTGTTTTTATTTGGACAGCATGCTGAAATCAAGGGAATATACCCTTTTCAGTACGCATTCTTTAGTTAACGCATATTTACGATATTGAATCTATAGAAGTAGGTGAAACCATGTCTATGAATCAACCGTCATATGGTGCAGATGAAATTCAGGTTCTTGAAGGACTGGAGGCCGTACGGAAACGTCCGGGGATGTATATCGGGTCCACCAGCGCCAAAGGTCTGCATCATCTGGTCTGGGAAGTAGTGGACAACAGTATCGATGAGGCCCTCGCAGGTTACTGTGACCACATCGAAGTCACTATCCATGAAGATAACAGTGTCACTGTAGTCGATAACGGACGTGGTATTCCTGTCGGTGAACATGCCAAAATGAAACGTCCTGCGCTTGAGGTCGTTATGACCGTTCTTCATGCGGGTGGTAAGTTTGGTGGCGGCGGGTACAAAGTATCCGGTGGTCTACATGGAGTGGGTGTATCCGTCGTCAATGCTCTATCAGCAAAAGTGGTTGTCACAGTTAAGGTTGACGGCCATGTTTATCAACAGGAATACCGTCGTGGTGTTCCGCAGTATGACCTGAAAACGATTGGCACAGCGGAAGATACGGGAACCACCGTAACGTTCCATCCAGACCCGGAAATTTTCACGGAAACGACTGTTTATGATTATGATACCTTGTTGACTCGTATTCGTGAGCTCGCGTTCCTGAATAAGGGCATTGGTATGACATTAACGGATGAACGTACGGGTGTAACCAACTCGTTCCTGTACGAAGGCGGGATTATCGAATATGTCTCCTTCCTGAACCAGAAGCGCGAAGTGCTGCACGAAAACCCGATTTATGTGGAAGGATCAAGAGACAACATACAGGTTGAAGTTGCATTGCAATACAACGACAACTACACCGAGAATATTTATTCTTTTGCGAACAACATCAACACGCATGAAGGAGGAACGCACGAATCTGGATTCAAGAGTGCCCTCACCCGGATTATCAATGATTATGCGCGCAAAGCGGGTGTAATCAAAGACAGCACAGGCAACCTGTCCGGGGATGATGTTCGTGAAGGTCTTACAGCGATTATCTCGGTCAAGATTCCTGATCCACAATTTGAGGGACAGACCAAGACCAAGCTGGGAAACAGTGAAGTACGCGGAATTGTCGAATCCCTGTTTGCCGAGAAGCTGCAGGAATTCCTGGAAGAGAATCCTTCCGTATCCCGTCGCATTTTGGAAAAAGGACTGCAGGCGGCTCGTGCACGTGAAGCAGCTCGTAAAGCCCGTGAACTGACGCGTCGTAAAGGTGCACTGGAAGTCAGCTCTTTGCCAGGTAAATTGGCCGACTGTTCATCCAAGGATGCTTCAATCAGCGAATTGTACATTGTCGAAGGTGACTCCGCCGGTGGATCAGCGAAGCAAGGACGGGATCGTCATTTCCAGGCGATTTTGCCACTGCGTGGTAAGATCCTAAACGTGGAGAAAGCACGTCTTGATCGGATTCTGGGTAATGCGGAGATTAGAGCGATCATTACCGCAATGGGTACGGGAATTGGTGATGATTTTGATATTACCAAAGCACGTTATCACAAAATCATCTTGATGACGGATGCCGACGTCGATGGCGCCCACATTCGGACATTGCTTCTGACATTCCTCTATCGCTATATGCGCAAAATCATTGAAGCGGGGTATGTATATATTGCCCAACCGCCGTTGTTCAAGATTGAGCGGAATAAAGTAATTCGTTATGCTGGCTCCGAGAAGGAACGCGATGAAATTATTGCAACGCTCGGCGAAAATGCGAAGTTCAATATCCAGCGTTATAAAGGTCTCGGTGAGATGAATGCCGGACAATTGTGGGAAACGACGATGGACCCTGAGAGCCGGACCATGCTGCAAGTATCAATCAGTGATGCGATGCTGGCTGACGCCATGTTCGACACCCTGATGGGGGATAATGTTGAACCTCGTCGTGACTTTATCCAGGAAAATGCAAAATACGTGAAAAACCTCGACATCTAACGATATCCAAAGGGGCGCCTGCGAGGGCGCCTCTTTTACATTATGGGGTTATAGCATAGAAGTATTAGTTCGGACTCTGGAGTGCCTATTATCGGTGTGTGCGGCTTCTGGCAGAGGAGGCCTGGGCTTTTGGTGAGGTACGCGATGTTTTCCTCTTTTTGGAGGGTAATCTGCCATACGCTCTCGCATAACGCTTAATTTTCCGGTACGTTTCCTTATCAGGTAACAGGCCAAAAGCATAGATGCCCGGCAATGTGTTGACTTCAATAATCCATGGCCGGCCGTCTTCATCCAGGGCGATATCGATACCAATCTCTTTGAGTCTTGGAAATGACTTCTGTAACTGTACCGCCGTATGAATGCCTAAACGATACAGCTCACTGCGTAGTTGCTGGAACCGCTCCTGATCAAAATGAGGGCGTACCAACTCATTAAAAGTGGCCAATCGTCCGCCGCCATGAATGTTGGTAATGATCTTGCCCGGTGCAGCAACTCTTCCCAGGATACCTGTCGTTTCCCAGTTGCGTTGCAGATTTTTCTGGGTCAGTACACGCAAGTCAAAGGGCAAGCCATCATGCTTCATCAGCGGAATGCCTTGTTGAATGATGTAGTCCCGCTTCTGGATACGTTCATCCAGCGCCAGACCCAGCTCATCGAGGGAATGGAAGTATATCTCCTCCGTTCCATATCGTAACTCATACGTTGTCATGACCGTCACAGCAGAGATCTCGGTGGTAACTTCGGCTGTGGAAGAAGAGTGTCGTTTATCAGCATTTTCGGTTGCTTTTTCTTCCGTATCCGAATCTACGGAATTGGCTGGCAGTGACTGCACACGAATGGTTTTCACGCGCATGACGCCATTTCCATAGGTTCCCCGATCGGGTTTGATATAGGTTGTCTCGAATAATTCAGTCATCTGTTCCAGGGCCTGACGATTATATTGTCGCGTTACCGGTATATATCCATCCACATTACGGCTGCGTTGTAACACAGCTGTCTTGGTCCATTTGCTGGAGACACGCTGGATGCCCAAGAGCCATCAGTCCTTTCCTGTTTTAATGGGGTTTCTAAGAGTGAGGGACGCAGAGAAATCAAAGGACAAGAGATGATTTCAGTGGTATAATAGAGAAATATGGCGTTTTGTGCGGTATTGTTGCACAGATGTAGTTTGATCGTAGAACGGGAGCGGTCTCAGCCTCAATAAACACAGTACATTTGCCGCTTTTCCTAGCATTGTATGTGCGATTGGGGAGGAAGGCAGGGCGAACCCCCAGACTCTCTGAAGTTCCCGGAAGAAAGGCTATTGCCCAGCGGACGTTTAATTGTTTACCTTTTGTGAAAGTAATATAATAAAGAGTAGCGTCCTTATGCGGTTTTAGCCTGTTAGGCTCTTCACATATAATCAATTTTTGAATGACTGAATGGAATGTTTGTTGAAGGACAAGAAGGAGGTCCAGCATGGCGGAAGAAATGAACTCGCAGATTAAAGATCGGGATATTGGCGTCGAGATGCGTGAATCGTTTATGGATTATGCGATGAGCATCATTGTGAGCCGTGCCTTACCTGACGTGCGTGACGGATTGAAGCCGGTTCACCGGCGTATTCTGTACGCAATGTCGGAGCTTGGCATGACACCTGATAAGCCACATAAGAAATCAGCCAGAATCGTCGGCGAAGTTATCGGTAAGTATCACCCGCACGGTGACTCTGCCGTATACGAAACGATGGTACGGATGGCACAGGATTTCTCCCTGCGCTATATGCACGTAGATGGACATGGTAACTTTGGATCGGTGGATGGCGATATGGCAGCAGCCATGCGTTATACGGAGGCCCGGTTGTCCAAGATTGCAATGGAAATGCTCAGAGACATCAATAAGGACACGATTGACTTCCAGCCGAACTATGACGGGGAAGAAAGTGAACCTATCGTTCTGCCAGCCCGTTTCCCTAACTTGCTGGTCAATGGTGTCGGCGGGATTGCAGTAGGTATGGCGACCAATATTCCTCCTCATAACCTGGGAGAGGTCATTGACGGTGTACAGGCTATGATTAAAAACCCGGATATAACCTCCATGGAATTGATGGATTACATTCAGGGGCCAGACTTCCCTACATCCGGTTATATTTTGGGACGCTCGGGCATTCGTCAAGCGTATCAAACCGGACGTGGATCAGTAACGATGCGGGCCAAAACCAACATCGAAGAGAACAACAACAAGGCTCGGATCGTGGTTACAGAACTCCCTTACCAGGTGAACAAGGCAAGACTCGTCGAGAAAATTGCCGAATTGGTACGCGACAAGAAGATTGATGGTATTACGGATCTCCGTGATGAATCTGACCGTACGGGTATGCGGATTGTAATTGAGCTTCGCAGAGACGTGAATCCGGGGGTTGTGCTCAACAATCTGTACAAGCATACTTCGATGCAGTCTACCTTCGGGATCAACATGCTTGCGATTGTAAATAAAGAACCAAAGATTCTGAATCTGCGTGAAGTGTTGTATCACTACTTGCAGCATCAGATTGAGGTTATACGTAGACGTACGCAGTTCGAATTGAAAAAGGCCGAAGCCCGTGCACATATCTTGGAAGGCTTGCGCATTGCCCTGGATCATATTGACGAAATTATTGCGTTAATTCGTTCATCCAGCAATACAGATGCAGCCAGAGAAGGTCTGATTGAGCGATTCTCACTAAGTCATGATCAGGCTCAAGCTATTCTCGATATGCGTCTGCAGCGCCTGACAGGTCTGGAACGTGAGCGCATCGAAAATGAGTATAACGAACTGATGGTCAAAATTAAGGAATACCGTGAAATTCTGGCCAACGAGCATCTGGTGCTCGAAATTATCAGCACGGAGCTGCAAGAAATCCGTGATCGCTTCAGCGATGATCGTCGTACCGAAATCACGGTAGGTGAAGAGAGCATTCTGGACGAGGATTTGATTCCACGTGAAGAGGTTATCATCACCATCACCCATACAGGCTATGTGAAACGTCTGCCGGTATCCACTTACCGCAGTCAGAAGCGTGGCGGCCGTGGGGTTGTGG includes:
- the yaaA gene encoding S4 domain-containing protein YaaA, whose translation is MNQVAIRTEYIKLDQFLKLADCIPTGGMAKALLQDGLVRVNKEPEERRGRKLYPGDIVEVDGEGSFEVVAQ
- the recF gene encoding DNA replication/repair protein RecF (All proteins in this family for which functions are known are DNA-binding proteins that assist the filamentation of RecA onto DNA for the initiation of recombination or recombinational repair.), whose product is MFVNSIDLQQFRNYEHLRLDSFGPVNLLIGQNAQGKTNLAEAIFVLALTKSHRTSRDKELIRFGEERARLAAEVDKKYGSVKLELSLSQQGKKAKINGLEQRKLSDFVGALNVVMFAPEDLEIVKGTPGVRRRFLDMEIGQVAPGYLFHLQQYQKVLVQRNNLLKQLWGQNASAQTMLEVWNEQLVEHGVKIVKKRKQFIKKLQKWAETIHQGITGGGEVLRLAYLPSFSEAAEEDEAVLMDQFMIKLSQMKEQEIRRGTTLSGPHRDDLSFFINDREVQTYGSQGQQRTTALSLKLAEIELIHEEIGEYPVLLLDDVLSELDPFRQTQLIETFQSKVQTFITATGIESLNVDKLKDASIYHVHAGQVER
- the dnaN gene encoding DNA polymerase III subunit beta; its protein translation is MKISIMKSYLNESIQHVSKAISSRTTIPILSGIKFDVNHQGVTLTASDTDISIQSFIPLEDGDKSVVQVEQPGSVVLPAKFFVEIIKKLPSQEVQMEVKENFNTFISAGATEIQLVGLDPEEFPVLPSIEENQTVSIPGDLLKNMIKQTVFSISTHETTPILTGVLWSLGDNELKFVATDRHRLATRSAMLDNAEGVRFNNVVISGKTLNELSKIVPDQNTLVDIVVADNQVLFKIDRVLFYSRILDGTYPDTSRIIPTSYKTELVLDTKKLSESIDRAYLLSREEKTNIVRMQTMDSGSIEISSSSSELGKVREEIEPADFNGEPLKISFNSKYMLDVLKVVESEQLMIAFTGVMSPIILKPLDDSHSLYVILPYRTTN
- a CDS encoding YheC/YheD family protein, with protein sequence MGIQRVSSKWTKTAVLQRSRNVDGYIPVTRQYNRQALEQMTELFETTYIKPDRGTYGNGVMRVKTIRVQSLPANSVDSDTEEKATENADKRHSSSTAEVTTEISAVTVMTTYELRYGTEEIYFHSLDELGLALDERIQKRDYIIQQGIPLMKHDGLPFDLRVLTQKNLQRNWETTGILGRVAAPGKIITNIHGGGRLATFNELVRPHFDQERFQQLRSELYRLGIHTAVQLQKSFPRLKEIGIDIALDEDGRPWIIEVNTLPGIYAFGLLPDKETYRKIKRYARAYGRLPSKKRKTSRTSPKAQASSARSRTHR
- the gyrA gene encoding DNA gyrase subunit A codes for the protein MAEEMNSQIKDRDIGVEMRESFMDYAMSIIVSRALPDVRDGLKPVHRRILYAMSELGMTPDKPHKKSARIVGEVIGKYHPHGDSAVYETMVRMAQDFSLRYMHVDGHGNFGSVDGDMAAAMRYTEARLSKIAMEMLRDINKDTIDFQPNYDGEESEPIVLPARFPNLLVNGVGGIAVGMATNIPPHNLGEVIDGVQAMIKNPDITSMELMDYIQGPDFPTSGYILGRSGIRQAYQTGRGSVTMRAKTNIEENNNKARIVVTELPYQVNKARLVEKIAELVRDKKIDGITDLRDESDRTGMRIVIELRRDVNPGVVLNNLYKHTSMQSTFGINMLAIVNKEPKILNLREVLYHYLQHQIEVIRRRTQFELKKAEARAHILEGLRIALDHIDEIIALIRSSSNTDAAREGLIERFSLSHDQAQAILDMRLQRLTGLERERIENEYNELMVKIKEYREILANEHLVLEIISTELQEIRDRFSDDRRTEITVGEESILDEDLIPREEVIITITHTGYVKRLPVSTYRSQKRGGRGVVGMDTKDTDFVEHLFVTNSHNYLMFFTDKGKVYRLKAYEIPELGRTARGTPIINLIQIEQGESVNAVIPVQEFESDKYLFFATRQGVVKKTPLEDYTNIRKGGLIGISLRDDDALIDVKLTDGQQEIIMGTAHGMSIRFSEGNVRSMGRSATGVKGITLDEQDVVIGMDVVDQELDVLIVTAKGYGKRTPVSDYRMQTRGGKGIKTINVTEKNGAVVSLKMVKTEEDLMIITSSGTLIRMSMEGISTMGRYTQGVKLIHIRDEDAVATVSRIDKNEEEPDDEELLEGEGSANSEGAESTLDEGVVSDAEVEGDDSGSEA
- the dnaA gene encoding chromosomal replication initiator protein DnaA, which encodes MDSHTSDLWQQILSIIQNKLSKPSFDTWFKATKATKLNDQSIIISAPTTFAVEWLESRYTKLVGSTVYELLGKQVDVKFVIEENKPVEPDPQLPAPTPTVVQEEAVLSMLNPKYTFDTFVIGPGNRFAHAASLAVAEAPAKAYNPLFLYGGVGLGKTHLMHAIGHYVLEHDPGSKVVYLSSEKFTNEFINSIRDNRGESFRNKYRSVDILLIDDIQFLAGKESTQEEFFHTFNALHEERKQIIISSDRPPKEIPTLEERLRSRFEWGLITDIQPPDLETRIAILRKKARAENLDIPNEAMMYIANQIDTNIRELEGALIRVVAYSSLTNQDVTTHLAAEALKDIIPSSRPKMITIHDIQQKVGEYYSLKLEDFKARKRTKAVAFPRQIAMYLSRELTDFSLPKIGEAFGGRDHTTVIHAHEKITQAIKSDQDLYKVINNLTEKIKNPT
- the gyrB gene encoding DNA topoisomerase (ATP-hydrolyzing) subunit B, translated to MSMNQPSYGADEIQVLEGLEAVRKRPGMYIGSTSAKGLHHLVWEVVDNSIDEALAGYCDHIEVTIHEDNSVTVVDNGRGIPVGEHAKMKRPALEVVMTVLHAGGKFGGGGYKVSGGLHGVGVSVVNALSAKVVVTVKVDGHVYQQEYRRGVPQYDLKTIGTAEDTGTTVTFHPDPEIFTETTVYDYDTLLTRIRELAFLNKGIGMTLTDERTGVTNSFLYEGGIIEYVSFLNQKREVLHENPIYVEGSRDNIQVEVALQYNDNYTENIYSFANNINTHEGGTHESGFKSALTRIINDYARKAGVIKDSTGNLSGDDVREGLTAIISVKIPDPQFEGQTKTKLGNSEVRGIVESLFAEKLQEFLEENPSVSRRILEKGLQAARAREAARKARELTRRKGALEVSSLPGKLADCSSKDASISELYIVEGDSAGGSAKQGRDRHFQAILPLRGKILNVEKARLDRILGNAEIRAIITAMGTGIGDDFDITKARYHKIILMTDADVDGAHIRTLLLTFLYRYMRKIIEAGYVYIAQPPLFKIERNKVIRYAGSEKERDEIIATLGENAKFNIQRYKGLGEMNAGQLWETTMDPESRTMLQVSISDAMLADAMFDTLMGDNVEPRRDFIQENAKYVKNLDI
- the remB gene encoding extracellular matrix regulator RemB, whose amino-acid sequence is MYIHLGGEKIIRSSELVAIFDISIEKSSKISKQYVTHAEQEKTVEHIGEEEAKSIVVTKNIVYYSPISSATLKKRAHIFPDL